The sequence below is a genomic window from Spiroplasma gladiatoris.
ACAAAGCACCTATGAAAGAGCATGATTTATGAAGAAAAGCACCTCCTGAAAATATACAAAAAGAAGTTGTTATTAAAGTTGTTCCTCCAAAAAAAGTAAAACCAGATAAAAAGAAAATAACTGGTTATGCTTCAAAATGAAAGTCAAAACTTTGATTATTATGATTTTTATTACCCATCGGACTAATTGCAATCGTTTTATCAATTATGTTTTTAGTTTAAAAAAAATCTCGTTTAGAAACGAGATTTTATATTTTTCTTATACTTTCAATTGTTCAACTTTTTTTTGTTACATATTCTAGTAAATTAACTTCATAAGTATATTCTTTTTTATCATCTGGAGAAGTATAAGTTATTCTTATTCTTATTTTTCCATATTTGTTATTATCAGTAATATCAGAATAAGACACTAATTTGTATGAAAAATTCTTTGCATCAGTATATTTTGCAATATGTTCTTTTATATATAATTTTTTTATTTCTGTAATTGCTTTAAAGTCATTTAATGCAGAATCTCTAATCTTAATAATTCCTGAGTCATCAAAGATGGTTTCAGCTGCAAATAAAGGAGAATCTTTTCTAAATGTTTTTTCACCTTCAACATAACCCATAGCATATAAAGCTCCTTTTGTTCCAGAATAATATTTATTTGAACTAGAATCTTTTATTGCATAACCAGGAAACTTAATCAGTGCAAGTGCAACAGTCATTAAGTTATATTTGCCATCATCACTTCCAGAAGTTCCTTCTAAATCTTTTACAGGAGTTGGTGTTGTAGAACTATTGCTTTGTGAAACATCTTTTTTATAATAAACTGCTATTTTGCTTTTATCACTTAGACTTTCAACTAAAGTGTTAATTCCTTCTTGAACTTTTCCTTTTTTATTTTTTTCTTTATTATTTTTATAATCAATGTCACTTTCAAAAGAATTACTAAATGCTTTTAAAACTTCATTAATATTTACTCCACTACCAAAATCCATATTAATTAAATTTATAAAGTTTATAGGTTTGTCTTCAACCTTTTTACCTGTTAATTCTGTTATAAGAGTTGAATCTTGATCTCATAAAACTCTAAATCCATGCTCCAATTTTTTAAACGATTGCTCACTAATATTTATACCTGTATCTACAAATGTATTAATAGTTTGTATCAAAGAAGCAATTCCTTGTGCGTTTCTATCGTTTGAAATTGTATCTAAAACAACCCCAGCTAATCTAGAAATTGCTTTTCCACCAAGTCCTTTTATTATTGAAGGAACTTCTACTCCATCAATTAGGTCTAAAATCTTATAACCAACACCTTGAATAACTCCGTTTAAGAAAGAATCAACTCCAACAACTTCTTTGCTAAACATCCCACCAGTTAAAGCACCTAATTTTACAATATCGATCAAGTTGGCGTTTGCAGATAATTTATAATCAGTTCCGAGTTTATTATCTTCTGAACGATTAGCGTTTGAATACATTAATAGAAAAAATATTCTTTGCATGTTATAACCGTTTTTATCATCAGCATAAATTGCTTTTTGTAAATTTTTTAATAAAGTATAAACACTAAATTTAACTTTTTTAATTTCTCGATTATCTTTTTTATAATTGCTTTCAATAATTAAAGTGTCTTCTCCTTTTTGATCATTTATTCTTGTTAAAAAGTCTTTATTATGCTCAACAACATCATTTAAAAGAGTTTTTGACTTTAAGTAAAATAAATTTTCACTATTAACATCTGATCCTAATTTATCCTCCATTTCTTGAAAATCAATAACACCAAGATTGATTACTAAACTACAAACTATATAAAGAATGTCGGGTATTTTTTCAATTAAAGCTATATAATTTAATTTATCTTTATTTTTAATTAGATAAGCAATATTTTCTCCAAGACTTTTTCTAAATCAGTCTGGGTCAACAATTGGATGATAATTATCAAATTTTAGTTGATCTTCTATATCGCTTCTTGAATCTCCCTCCTTATAGTTTCTTCCGCTTAATCTAATTAATAATTTATTTAATCTAACCAAAGCAGATTGTTGTATAACTTTTGGGGTTAAAACTAAATTAGTATCAATAGCTTCATCACTTGTTTGTATAAAACCAGGATGTTCTTCTTTTTCATCATCTGTTAATTCATAACTTCCTTTAAAATCACTTAACATAACTTCGTTTATATACTCTTCTAATATAAAAGGAATTTCAGTAGAAGTTCCACCTTGTCCTAGTAAGATTTGAATGAGTTCACTAGAAACAACCGGATCAATTGTGCCATGATTGATAAAATTAATATTTAAAATCATTCTACAAATTATTGAAATTAATCCTGTTTTTTTAAAATCGTTAATTAATTGTTGAGCATAAGGTGACAAATATTTTAGTGAATTTAAAGCATTATTATCAATTTTAAATTCAGTTCCGTTTTCACTTAAAAATCCAGAAACTTGTGGTAATAAACTTTCTAATATTCCTCCCAAAGAAGGTTTAATTCCTCCAGCTGACTTAATAGCTGCTAAAGCAGTTGATCCACCATCAATTATGCTATCTGCATAAGAGTTTGGAGACAAATTACTTTTTAAATTATAAGCATTTTGGTCTTTTAAACTATTATAAAATTTTCTATCTAAAGGATCTTCAAAAGTTGCATTAATATAATCACTTGTTTTTGCTTGTTTTGTAGCATTAAAACCGGGTAAATTATTTACCATTTTTTCAGAACCAATATATCCATTTAAATAATCAACATCAATTTCTTGAACATCATTTAAAATCGCACTTCTTGAAGCAACACTAGCAATATCTGCAATTGATTTAACTTTATTTACAGTATATTGTTTTTGGTAATTTACCAAAGAACATGAGGTAATTGAAAAAACTGATGAACTAATTGCAATCGAACTTAAAATTCCTAATATTTTTTTCATATTATCACCTTAATTAATTATATATAAGTTATAATAAAATAATTTTATTATAATAAAAAACCTTGCTATTGTAATTTTATTAAAAAAACTTTAAGATAATTTTTGATAGAAATATAAGAAGGGGATTAGATGTACAAAAATAGTATTTGATTATACTTAAAACAAGGATTAAAAGGGGTTGTAAAGTTTAGAATACAATTTTATGTAATTGTAATCTTAACATTTATTTCCTCTTTAATCTTAGGTATTTCTTTGTCTGCTTCAACAAGAATTTTAAATAACTATAATGAAATTATGCCAAAAATGGATAAATTTAACTATGTTTCAAGTCGTGAAGTTGGTACAAAAAAAGATAATGATCCAAAAATTGTTCCAATGGCAGATTTAATTGATTATCAATTTTTAGCCGGATATTATTCAATTAAAAAAGACAAAACTGATTCAGATAATAAAAGTTATGGATATAACTTTAATTTAATCTCAGTAGCTAATAAAAACGAATCTAAAACTTTAAGCAAAGAAAACAATCAAGATAGTAATAATTTTTATGTTGATGCTGTTGATGAAAATGGTGATTATGTAATTGACCCAGCTCTTCAAGATCAATACAAAAAAAATTATCAAGAAACTTTTATTTCAAATGCTTTTAGTCAAAAAAGAGTAAAAGATAGTTTCTTTAGTATGTTGAGTAATCCTTCTTTTTTAGAAACTTTCTTTCATTATAAATATGACAGTGTAAAAGATGAAGTTGAGTATAAAAGTACATATAATAAATATCAAAAATTAGAAATAACAGGATCAACAATTTATGCAGATTATGTTGATGGATCAAGTCAATCTGAATCAGAAATTGATTATAATTATAAAAAAGATATATATGGTAATTTTTTTACTAATGCAGTTTACTATTTAAGAGAATACTATTTACAAGATTTGGCTAGCAGAAAAGCTTATTTAAAAGATACTACTTTTGATAAGTTATGACAAAGAGATATTATAAATAAAGATAATTTTTCACAACTATTTGCTCCTGCTCCTAAGGAAGATGAAATTGACGATTCATCAAAGCAATATGCTATGCCTACAAATGTAAAATACCCATCAAAATATGATTTATACTTAATTAATGCTATAAGTAGTTTAGTAGGACAAGTTATTAATTCTGTTATCGAATATATTCAATATTACATTGACTCATCAATTGCAAAAGTTACAGAAGAACAAAAAACAAGTATTGTTAGTGAAGATGACTTAAAAGTAATGTTTAATAAAGTAGAAGATGAGAAAGGTAACACAATAGATAATCCAGGTTTTGAATGATATGATTCAAGTGATAATTTAGATTCTAAAAAAAATAAACAGATTGCAAATGTTTTATATGCTTATGTTTTTGGTAATTTTTATAGTTCTGATTTATCAGAATATAAAGAACAATACAAAGATAAGATTGAACTTATGCAATTTAATAGTGATAAAAAACAAGTACCTTATGTTCAACAAGTTGATTTAAGTTATTCTTATGAAGAACCAAATAGTGGTAATACAGATTCAAAAATTAAAAATGAAGCACAAAATATTTTAGAACCAACAGCTAACATTGAATATGATCGCTATGTTTGTAAAAATGCAACTGAAAAATATTCAAAAGGTTTAAGAGGGAGTATTAATCAATTGGTTGTTGAACTTGATATAGATAATATGCCTACTGGAACTGTGGGTAAGATGAGCGATACTAAAATTTTAAAATTCGAAGATGAAAAATCTACAATTAATAATGAATTAGCAAGCTCAAATGGTTTTAATTATTTTGTTGACAGATTTGATTATAGTCGTACAAAATTTAATAGTGTAAAGCTATATTATTTAAAAAGTGATATTGTTGGAGAAGCAACAAATGTAACTGTTGAACACCGTGCCGAAATGGCTTTGGCAGATACAGTACAAGAATTGAAATATCGTATGGTTGTTTTAGATGAATTGTGAAACTCAAGATTGACAATAGTTTCTGGTCAAGAACCTAAAGCAGACAATGAAATTTTAATTAATTCTCAATTTGCAAAAGCAAACAATATTAAGTTAGGTAGTTCTATGTCAATTGGTGGCTCTGCATTTATTATTAGTGGATTTGCAGTCGATCCTTTAACATTTTATCCAGTTGCAGATTTAGATGTTCCAATTCCAAATATTAAAAAAGGTGTAATAATTTATGCAAAAGAAGATACTTTAAAAAGAATTGTAACTGAAGATTTTAGTAAGTTTACATCTAAAGTTTTAAACACATTTGTAACAGCAAATAATACTAGTAAATCTGAAAATGCTATGGTTGATTATCTTTCTACAATGATGAATAATGAAAGTTATTTATATCAAGCATACAACGCTAAACAAAAATATACTCAAGCAAAAACAAATAATAGCGTTATTGAAAATCAAACAAAACTATTAAACAGTTTTAACAAGGGATATGAATCCTTTAAAAGTTTTGATGAATCAACACTTTCTTACAATTGAACATTAGCGCCCATGGTGACAAAAATATTTCAAATATTTTCATACACAGTATCATTTTTAATTGCGCTTATTGCTCTTGCTGCAACTTTGATTGCTATTAAAAAAACTATTGAAATGAATGCTGGAGAAATTACAATTTTAAAAGCAATGGGAGCAACAAGTTCAAGTGTTTCAGTTTCTTACTTATCCTATGGAATAATATCTTCTTTTATTATTGCACCAGTTGCTTGGCTGTTAAGTTCTTTTTTTCAAGAGTGAATAGTAAGTTTATTAATTTCTTATACTGGAGGAGCTTATTGGCAAGCAACCTTTGATTGGCAAGCTTTGCTAGTCACGTTAGGTATATTTGGAGCACTAACGCTAGGTGTCTCATATTATGTTGCTTATCGTTTAGTTAAAAAACCAGTTTTAGAAATTGCAAAAATTAAAGACACTATTAAGAAAAATGTTTATTTAGAAAGAATTAAAGAATTTTTAACAAAAAATAAATCCTTTTCAAAAAAATTTAGCACTGAACTTGCAATCAATGGTTTTTCAAAAACATTTTTAACAGCAATTACAATTTTTATTGCATCATTTTTCATCGCTGGAGCTATGGCTATACCAGGTGTAGTTAAAAAAACTTTAAATGACTATTACAAAAGTGTTAATTATACAAATGCTGTAAATTATGTTGATTTAGTAGGAAATGGACCTTTATCAAAAAGTGCACTTTCTGCTTGACAAGGTGTTGAAAGTTATGAAGATAAATATATTGACACACAAGGTAAATTAGATTCTGGCATTGGTTTAATTGGTAAATCAACTTCTTCTACTCAACCAATTTCTGATCATTCAGTTATGCCTAAAGTTTTAATTTCTTCAGATGATGGAACGTATAAAAAAGTTAAATATGATTGAACTTATAGCGCTGCATTAGAAGGAATTAAAAACGAAAACGGAGAAGTTGCAGAAGATGCTAATGTTATTTCATTCATTGCTTCAATATTTGGAAATAATATTGTTGAAATGTTAGGAAAAAGTATAAGTATTGGTGATATTCAATTACTACTTGATTGAATCATTCATTCAGACGATCCTAAATATGATAATCTTGGCGAACGTCAACAAAAATTATCTCAATATTCAACAATGCTTACAACAGGACTTCCTT
It includes:
- a CDS encoding ABC transporter permease; the encoded protein is MYKNSIWLYLKQGLKGVVKFRIQFYVIVILTFISSLILGISLSASTRILNNYNEIMPKMDKFNYVSSREVGTKKDNDPKIVPMADLIDYQFLAGYYSIKKDKTDSDNKSYGYNFNLISVANKNESKTLSKENNQDSNNFYVDAVDENGDYVIDPALQDQYKKNYQETFISNAFSQKRVKDSFFSMLSNPSFLETFFHYKYDSVKDEVEYKSTYNKYQKLEITGSTIYADYVDGSSQSESEIDYNYKKDIYGNFFTNAVYYLREYYLQDLASRKAYLKDTTFDKLWQRDIINKDNFSQLFAPAPKEDEIDDSSKQYAMPTNVKYPSKYDLYLINAISSLVGQVINSVIEYIQYYIDSSIAKVTEEQKTSIVSEDDLKVMFNKVEDEKGNTIDNPGFEWYDSSDNLDSKKNKQIANVLYAYVFGNFYSSDLSEYKEQYKDKIELMQFNSDKKQVPYVQQVDLSYSYEEPNSGNTDSKIKNEAQNILEPTANIEYDRYVCKNATEKYSKGLRGSINQLVVELDIDNMPTGTVGKMSDTKILKFEDEKSTINNELASSNGFNYFVDRFDYSRTKFNSVKLYYLKSDIVGEATNVTVEHRAEMALADTVQELKYRMVVLDELWNSRLTIVSGQEPKADNEILINSQFAKANNIKLGSSMSIGGSAFIISGFAVDPLTFYPVADLDVPIPNIKKGVIIYAKEDTLKRIVTEDFSKFTSKVLNTFVTANNTSKSENAMVDYLSTMMNNESYLYQAYNAKQKYTQAKTNNSVIENQTKLLNSFNKGYESFKSFDESTLSYNWTLAPMVTKIFQIFSYTVSFLIALIALAATLIAIKKTIEMNAGEITILKAMGATSSSVSVSYLSYGIISSFIIAPVAWLLSSFFQEWIVSLLISYTGGAYWQATFDWQALLVTLGIFGALTLGVSYYVAYRLVKKPVLEIAKIKDTIKKNVYLERIKEFLTKNKSFSKKFSTELAINGFSKTFLTAITIFIASFFIAGAMAIPGVVKKTLNDYYKSVNYTNAVNYVDLVGNGPLSKSALSAWQGVESYEDKYIDTQGKLDSGIGLIGKSTSSTQPISDHSVMPKVLISSDDGTYKKVKYDWTYSAALEGIKNENGEVAEDANVISFIASIFGNNIVEMLGKSISIGDIQLLLDWIIHSDDPKYDNLGERQQKLSQYSTMLTTGLPSIIKTVLSSGVGDLEGTWKEQIVDVILTQTPAYIRNYLNISENRKNQYRFGWTFNTYIPGTDSMFTQVNMKNKNDEVQVTGLDSTQVAYKLPENGKNIFLNQIQLNEIENILFNRNNASQNLKDIKVNGITIYDAQSRTLNIPTLANEESSIKYKYENSALKDMRSQVTRMILAKDATNIPNSAWKYDDRDYVYYKTGDANLADETGWIDPASLSDSKFTYASTFAGSKPNEIGDGYYVNGFNRYSKTKKIVNNSYGFYNINSQLDKNGNETLNAEIRPYYQYDDVMLFIPEQKKDDFNSMLNAGDNTRKDAWYGTVSKEEVPSDTRNDWKKALGQNSEPESYLWIRPYSLYFESSKPYSKPTVNLVGKETENFTNERRNFLQYAFSKSDNPITVSSNVSMDWNSISEGNVKEVNLTKYKSIPVYGSKLIIADQGLTNLINGYNTSRYIPFNFSYEDAANPSGEYEVDGVKIGKYKLNDPLSMISDSRKNDWVFGKDSNQKSIRPSMWYNGSYSNASEPYFMTTQGSFSMSPRIGDYSINVPNNFTSTVEIGNIKLLSEEKNLINQIATLIITIGVFFIIFIVIVSTLSIILISDLYVTQYKKFMVVMKSLGYSNREIINYTFRFVTLWSFSLFLLGTILSYCAVYFTMQFVSKNIMSIPVGFMWWTPLLSSILIMGSYIFSISVTTKKIRKESPTVLVL